One Mya arenaria isolate MELC-2E11 chromosome 7, ASM2691426v1 genomic window carries:
- the LOC128239917 gene encoding uncharacterized protein LOC128239917 encodes MLNSIDILGLESCSLDATVHFSWDFAQQVHIPHHSQQVGPLYFKTAGGDVRYLEFAVKDLRNRCFAWVRHMLSSTLTIAKDNKNNAVLGYAVWRTLTGGHKTIQYSLMLAGHTKFSCDWHFGVWKNRMRHMDAETVEEVASTEAMSSRNGHNIPHIVDGNSKQVSFYDWSTFFKGIFKPLKNISKYHSFEVSSNEPGVLRVKKFVDAPGEKINILKNCQVDIGVLPEQIFGEGISAERQWYLHDVKRDFCRSDTAKNTTCPLPLVAKEGYSKAKKQKLK; translated from the exons atgttaaattctATTGATATTTTAGGTTTAGAGTCATGTTCCTTAGATGCAACCGTCCACTTCAGCTGGGACTTTGCACAGCAGGTTCATATTCCACACCATAGCCAACAG GTTGGACCCCTGTATTTCAAAACTGCCGGAGGAGATGTGAGGTATTTGGAGTTTGCTGTGAAGGATCTG agaaaCAGGTGTTTTGCCTGGGTGAGGCACATGCTCAGTTCCACTTTGACAATTGCCAAGGACAACAAAAATAATGCCGTTCTTGGTTATGCTGTGTGGAGAACATTGACAG GAGGGCATAAGACAATCCAATACTCACTGATGCTAGCCGGCCACACCAAATTTTCATGCGACTGGCATTTTGGAGTTTGGAAAAACAGAATGAGACACATGGATGCAGAGACAGTTGAG GAGGTGGCTTCCACAGAAGCCATGTCATCCCGTAATGGCCACAACATTCCACATATTGTTGATGGCAACAGCAAACAAGTGTCGTTCTATGACTGGAGCACCTTCTTCAAAGGCATTTTCAAACCATTGAAGAACATTTCgaaataccattcatttgaGGTGTCTTCTAACGAGCCTGGGGTTTTAAGAGTAAAGAAGTTTGTTGATGCCCCTGGGGAGAAAATTAACATACTGAAAAACTGCCAAGTGGATATTGGTGTTCTGCCAGAGCAGATCTTTGGTGAGGGAATAAGTGCAGAAAGGCAATGGTACTTGCATGATGTAAAAAGAGACTTTTGCAGATCAGATACTGCTAAAAACACAACATGCCCATTGCCATTAGTTGCAAAAGAAGGCTATTCAAAggccaaaaaacaaaagttgaaataG